ATATCATATGCCACAAAACGGCATAGGTTTTTCACAGGCTATATCTTGCAAGAAAGTAGTCACTATACATGATTTGATTCCATACGTTATGCCTGAAACAGTCGGCCGAGGATATTTACTGAAATTTTTAAAAGAAATGCCAATAATTATAGGTAACTCTGATGGAATAATAACGGTATCTGAATTTTCAAAACGAGATATTCTTAAATATTTCCCAATAGATGAGTCTAAAATCTTTGTAACGCCACTGGCGGCGGACGCAAAATATACCCCACTCGATAAGCTTCACTGTAAAAATTTTTTAGAAAAAGCATACAATTTAAATAATCCATTTTTACTCTATGTCGGTGGTTTTAGCGAGAGAAAAAATGTAGCCTCTGCAATAACTGCTTTTTCTAAGGTATATAAAGATTTAAGTGAAAATTACAATTTAGTTATTGTAGGTGATTATAGAGACTCTGGTCAAAAATTAATGAAACTTACAAATGAACTAAACATGTTGTCTCATGTTATTTTCGCAGGTTTTGTACCTGAAGAACATTTACCTCTTTTTTATAACAGCTGTGATGCCATCATCTATCCATCTTTTTATGAAGGATTTGGACTTCCCCCACTTGAGGCAATGAATTGTGGAACTCCTGTTATAGCCTCTAATCTTACCTCCATTCCAGAAGTTGTAGGAGACACTGGTATTTTAATAAATCCCTATGATATTGAAGGTATCGCTCTTGCCATAGGTACCCTTTTAAGTAGTGAAAAATTGAGATCTGAACTCAGTGCTAAGGCATTACTAAGAGCTAAACAATTTTCATGGCAAAACACTGCTGGTCGTACTCTTAAAGTCTATGAGAGTGTTTATAATAGTGAGTTTACATCATAGTAAAAGTATTAGTTTTCTCCTACGTGCCTTGTAATAAAACTCAAAAAAGAAATCCCATTAAGGAATTCTAAATGGGATTTCAATATAACATTTAATTCATACGTTTTATTTTTATATCAAATGTATCCTTATATTTTGCCATCCGAGGATCATTTCTAAAATAACTTTCATACATCCCTCTAGCGACATTTGCAGCATAACTACCATAACCACCGTCAAATATAACTATAGATATAGCAATTTGAGGATCTTTAGCCGGAGCATAGCCTACATACCACGCATAATCTCCTCTACCTACTTTATTCATTAATTCAAGTGAATTGAACTGCGCTGTGCCTGTTTTACCACCTGTAGGTATAGGGAAATCCTTAAGTGCTTCATATGCAGTTCCGTCTGTTCCACCTCCTGCACCGGTAACGTTATTCATACCTTCCATAACTAGATCTCTAGTTGTTGTACTTAAATTGGTTTTAGTTAAAATAACCGGTTTTGTTTTAGATACTAGCTTACCATTGGAATCTTTTATGGTATCAACCAAATGAACTTTATATCTTGTTCCACCATTTGCAATGGTTGCTATATAATTCGCCATCTGAAGAGGCGTAAAACTATCCATGCCTTGTCCAATAGATGCATTAAAGATATTATGTGGTAAACTTAAAGAGCCATACCCTTCCTGAACTGCTTGATAGTTTATATCATTTATAATCGATTGTAAATTAGAATCAGTGAAGTTTTTTCCTTTGTACTTAGGATCTGTAGCAATTAATTGTTTAAACAGTCCATTATAATTATTCTTTGAAAAAGTTCCATTTTTTACAGAGTCCTTTATATAATTTTTGATCTGAATTTTTATCTCTGAAAGTTTTTTTCCATCATAAACAATAAGATTATCTCCATCCCTATCATATAAATCTATCTGAGGAAAGTTTGATCCTGTGCCCCCTAATCCAAGAGATAAATCATGCTCAATAGTATAAAGAGCTTGTGATGCTGACAAAGTTTTCATAGATGTTTTATTATATACCTGACCAAAATTTTCATTAAGTTCTATTCCCGTACTAGGGTTACTTACTTTAGGATCTGCTCCTAATCCAAATGTCCATGCATATTTAGCTAAAACGTCATCACCAAATTTTTCTCTCAATTTCTGACCTACATTCATAAAAAATGGGTTACTGGATACTGCTAATGCCTTTACCACCTTTACAACACCCTGCGCCTTATCCGTTTTGAAAGAGTTCCAATCTTTTCCATTGTTTTCATTCGTGCCTGCCATATCATATCCAGCTTGATCATCATAAGTAGACTCACCATCTATAACTCCAGTTTCAAGACCTGCTATTGCAGTCATTGGTTTAAAAGTAGAACCCGGAGGAATTAGTGACATAGTTGCATAATTATACAAATATTTAGGATAGTAATCATATAGATCCTTCCTAACTGTTGTATTCCCTTTTATACTTTTATCTATTGGAAACATATAATCAATTATATCTTGTGGTTTCTCCTGAGCTTTTGCCATCACTTCATAATCTGGGTTAAAATATTTTTTTGATTGAATATCCGTTAGTCCTTGCGAAGTTGAAAAATCATTGGGATTATAACCAGGCATGCTAGCAAGTGCTAGTATGCCGCCAGTATGAATATCTATAGCAACTGCTGCAGCCCTTGTAGCATTTGATACATTTAAGCCCTGTACTTCCTTCATTCCTTGTAATATCTTCATTTGACTATTCAAAGCATTTTCTGTTGCATATTGTAAATTAGCATCAATTGTAAGTTGAACATTTTTACCAGGGGTAACCTTCTTACTTATAACTTCTTTATTTAACTTACCCTGCTTTTGAATCACGTTTTCTCCGTTATCTCCTTTTAAGCTACTCTCCAATGCAGCTTCAATTCCAGAAATTCCAACATAATCTGAACTTGTATCATAACCCTTTGCTAAATATTTTTCCTTATCTGCAGAACTTATTTTACTTATATAGCCTAAAACTGTTGAAGCTAACTGTCCATATGGATAT
This window of the Clostridium estertheticum genome carries:
- a CDS encoding glycosyltransferase family 4 protein, giving the protein MKIAIDARGINLYNGTGIGTYTENVLKNLINIDSVNNYHIFWSGNNFESIKKDNCKIIMTSKKHQRFFEDYYFPENISKENIDIYHMPQNGIGFSQAISCKKVVTIHDLIPYVMPETVGRGYLLKFLKEMPIIIGNSDGIITVSEFSKRDILKYFPIDESKIFVTPLAADAKYTPLDKLHCKNFLEKAYNLNNPFLLYVGGFSERKNVASAITAFSKVYKDLSENYNLVIVGDYRDSGQKLMKLTNELNMLSHVIFAGFVPEEHLPLFYNSCDAIIYPSFYEGFGLPPLEAMNCGTPVIASNLTSIPEVVGDTGILINPYDIEGIALAIGTLLSSEKLRSELSAKALLRAKQFSWQNTAGRTLKVYESVYNSEFTS
- a CDS encoding peptidoglycan D,D-transpeptidase FtsI family protein, translating into MKKKKKFNKINSLFIIMLVIFLIISSKLYYMQIIKGQYYKDLATVSSHKSITIEAPRGLIKDKNGIVLATEVLGYNLTYTDSTKSSKQLFATLQKVFKILDKNGESQTDNFPLKIKPYRFEFSSSDPNVVQSLKLRFLKERWIQDSILKAKFKNKKEADLTKDEKTKLNNELLKLTPEQIYNKLLKDYDVIKGVSSLSIKETPELIRRYLIVKDGIKMNFFSAYKPISIATNIKEDTSLIFEQNLSELPGIKVENQPTRKYPYGQLASTVLGYISKISSADKEKYLAKGYDTSSDYVGISGIEAALESSLKGDNGENVIQKQGKLNKEVISKKVTPGKNVQLTIDANLQYATENALNSQMKILQGMKEVQGLNVSNATRAAAVAIDIHTGGILALASMPGYNPNDFSTSQGLTDIQSKKYFNPDYEVMAKAQEKPQDIIDYMFPIDKSIKGNTTVRKDLYDYYPKYLYNYATMSLIPPGSTFKPMTAIAGLETGVIDGESTYDDQAGYDMAGTNENNGKDWNSFKTDKAQGVVKVVKALAVSSNPFFMNVGQKLREKFGDDVLAKYAWTFGLGADPKVSNPSTGIELNENFGQVYNKTSMKTLSASQALYTIEHDLSLGLGGTGSNFPQIDLYDRDGDNLIVYDGKKLSEIKIQIKNYIKDSVKNGTFSKNNYNGLFKQLIATDPKYKGKNFTDSNLQSIINDINYQAVQEGYGSLSLPHNIFNASIGQGMDSFTPLQMANYIATIANGGTRYKVHLVDTIKDSNGKLVSKTKPVILTKTNLSTTTRDLVMEGMNNVTGAGGGTDGTAYEALKDFPIPTGGKTGTAQFNSLELMNKVGRGDYAWYVGYAPAKDPQIAISIVIFDGGYGSYAANVARGMYESYFRNDPRMAKYKDTFDIKIKRMN